One stretch of Harmonia axyridis chromosome 1, icHarAxyr1.1, whole genome shotgun sequence DNA includes these proteins:
- the LOC123680872 gene encoding neurochondrin homolog, whose protein sequence is MSGQVSDAVKKCCAILQNSTSDTEKFAALFMVTKLVKGRDCNLAAKKAIFNAIGFDFLKRLLLTTDVPVDCPPSIYKSIALSILTVFCNEEELACLPELLENVPILLDIVKQSDNSDYDDNLMAVGEAYNCLKGIASYPAGQDALINADGVTKMSEIYYQGSFQSDEALQVLVLLISRKGTNSWDDNIKAFHTLMNKIALDFETDQDKRKFELCEILKILMFNCPRREMKDTFLTESWPQSLYKGLSDILQSKIGAQQRNPALMLAANVIDILGVEWVVQEEEKCKQFFLLLIQLAAVEIRMQLDGKSLKAANSNAQLITACYIILELSMTYIATDQLELDQKEKQTLYTGLKGAFTAVINFLIKISNDKNRPVGEDKLFVCATIRVLASWLAQETTAMRAQVYQLLPFILEMANETFNAYKSIKIAEKSGKTDDSLDPLGKVDILRILMPALCHLAVEDTSRKILLKQNEHQVLYEFIEFHWTIVHYKRPPVPRSERLKVLAQPKLELSQEILEDMKDSRIAMISTCNVFMNLTVLEAKFVDDSPVFNNLMKFIFENLPELRDIPENLVLHGNLAVLGLLLLKQMTNKVKKNDFSICRYIQATIRFLWDAYTIDESNDPTSLVVAMSYKENWMELAELWFLGMQTMSSVISLIPWISEFAIESGWAEGIISLLKEVKIGSLPSNVKLAFEDFLCHLVDANESVVSVLKKADALKVCKNHRLMEFGKKLFGD, encoded by the coding sequence atgtcgGGTCAAGTGTCCGACGCAGTGAAAAAATGCTGTGCAATTTTGCAAAACTCTACAAGCGATACGGAGAAATTTGCTGCCTTATTCATGGTCACAAAATTAGTTAAAGGAAGAGATTGTAACTTGGCTGCAAAGAAAGCTATCTTCAATGCCattggttttgattttctgaaaagattgctgCTTACAACTGATGTTCCTGTAGATTGCCCACCATCAATCTATAAATCCATAGCTCTTTCAATATTGACAGTGTTCTGCAATGAAGAAGAGTTGGCATGCCTTCCAGAATTGCTAGAAAACGTTCCAATATTGCTGGATATCGTGAAACAATCAGATAATAGTGACTACGATGATAATTTAATGGCAGTGGGTGAAGCTTATAATTGTTTGAAAGGCATTGCTTCTTATCCTGCTGGACAAGATGCTTTGATTAATGCAGATGGAGTAACTAAAATGAGTGAAATTTATTATCAAGGAAGCTTTCAGTCCGATGAAGCTCTTCAAGTACTTGTTTTACTTATATCTCGAAAAGGAACCAATAGTTGGGATGATAATATTAAGGCATTTCATACTTTAATGAACAAAATAGCTTTAGACTTTGAAACTGACCAAGACAAAAGAAAATTCgaattgtgtgaaatattgaaaattttgatgttcAATTGCCCTCGAAGGGAAATGAAAGATACATTTCTCACTGAATCTTGGCCTCAGAGTCTGTACAAAGGTTTGAGTGACATATTACAGAGTAAAATTGGTGCACAACAGAGAAATCCAGCCCTAATGTTAGCTGCTAATGTCATTGATATATTGGGAGTTGAATGGGTTGTACAAGAGGAAGAAAagtgtaaacaattttttttactctTGATACAGTTGGCTGCTGTTGAAATTCGCATGCAACTTGATGGTAAATCTTTAAAAGCGGCTAATTCTAATGCCCAGCTAATTACTGCTTGTTACATTATTCTTGAATTATCCATGACTTATATTGCTACAGATCAGTTGGAATTGGATCAGAAAGAAAAACAAACTCTCTACACAGGTCTGAAAGGTGCCTTCACTGCTGTAATAAATTTCTTAATCAAAATATCAAATGATAAAAATCGACCTGTTGGTGAAGATAAGTTATTTGTATGTGCAACCATAAGAGTTTTAGCTTCATGGCTAGCACAAGAAACAACTGCAATGAGAGCCCAAGTGTATCAGCTTTTACCTTTCATACTTGAAATGGCTAATGAAACATTCAATGCATACAAGTCAATAAAAATTGCAGAAAAATCAGGAAAAACTGATGATTCTCTAGATCCCTTGGGTAAAGTAGATATCCTAAGAATTCTTATGCCGGCTCTTTGTCATCTTGCAGTGGAGGATACTTCAAGAAAAATACTTCTGAAACAGAATGAGCACCAAGTCCTAtatgaatttattgaatttcattgGACAATCGTTCACTATAAACGTCCACCAGTTCCAAGGTCTGAAAGATTGAAAGTTTTAGCTCAACCTAAGCTAGAGTTGTCACAGGAAATATTGGAGGACATGAAAGATTCCCGAATTGCTATGATTAGTACCTGTAATGTTTTCATGAACTTAACCGTCCTTGAGGCTAAGTTTGTTGATGATTCTCCAGTTTTTAATAATTTGATGaagttcatttttgaaaatttgcctGAACTGAGAGATATTCCAGAAAATTTGGTTCTTCATGGAAATCTAGCAGTTTTGGGATTGCTGCTATtgaaacaaatgacaaataaagTCAAGAAAAATGATTTCTCCATTTGCAGATATATTCAGGCAACAATACGATTTCTTTGGGATGCATATACCATTGATGAAAGTAACGATCCAACTTCATTAGTTGTGGCTATGTCATATAAGGAAAATTGGATGGAACTGGCTGAATTGTGGTTCCTAGGAATGCAAACGATGTCTAGTGTTATTTCACTGATACCTTGGATATCTGAATTTGCTATTGAGAGCGGTTGGGCGGAGggaataataagtttattaaaaGAAGTAAAAATCGGTTCTCTACCATCTAATGTAAAATTGGCTTTTGAAGATTTTCTTTGCCACTTAGTTGATGCTAATGAATCTGTTGTTAGTGTTCTCAAAAAAGCTGATGCCCTGAAAGTGTGCAAAAACCATAGACTAatggaatttggaaaaaaattgtttggagATTGA